One genomic segment of Pseudomonas fortuita includes these proteins:
- a CDS encoding FxsA family protein: MRAFLLLFLLFPVLELFVFVKVSAAIGFFPALLLIIAGSALGVLVMRVAGLATALRARESLQRGELPAEDMFQGMMLAVGGGLLLLPGFISDVLGLVCLLPFTRHLAARKMRERAEAQAMRQRAFQDDPFQAQPREGGHRPNVIEGEYERRDK, from the coding sequence ATGCGTGCTTTTCTACTGTTGTTTCTGCTGTTTCCCGTGCTGGAGCTGTTCGTGTTCGTGAAGGTCAGTGCCGCGATCGGGTTCTTCCCGGCGCTGCTGCTGATCATCGCCGGCTCCGCCTTGGGCGTGCTGGTGATGCGGGTGGCCGGGCTGGCCACCGCATTGCGTGCCCGTGAGAGCCTGCAGCGCGGTGAACTGCCCGCCGAAGACATGTTCCAGGGCATGATGCTGGCCGTCGGTGGCGGCCTGCTGCTGTTGCCAGGCTTCATCAGCGACGTGCTCGGCCTGGTGTGCCTCCTGCCGTTCACCCGTCATCTGGCTGCGCGCAAGATGCGCGAGCGTGCCGAGGCCCAGGCCATGCGCCAGCGAGCGTTCCAGGACGACCCGTTCCAGGCGCAGCCGCGTGAGGGCGGCCATCGCCCGAACGTGATCGAAGGCGAGTACGAGCGCCGCGACAAGTAG
- a CDS encoding HugZ family pyridoxamine 5'-phosphate oxidase — MSTNAIRPARELLLKEYRGVLSTHSKSMPGYPFGSVVPYCLDADGNPLILISRIAQHTHNLQKDPKCSLLVGEREAEDVQAVGRLTVMAEAHKLVDEATVEAAAERYYRYFPDAANYHKAHDFDFWVLQPVRHRYIGGFGAIHWLDQVTLPNPFAGKAEASMVEHMNSDHANAIAHYVALTDLPQHVPAQMAGVDSEGMHLRIGQAVHWLPFPSICNTPTQVREALVLLARADQWPTAAQVEG; from the coding sequence GTGAGTACCAACGCCATCCGCCCAGCCCGGGAACTGCTGCTCAAGGAGTACCGCGGCGTGCTCTCGACCCATTCCAAGTCAATGCCGGGCTACCCGTTCGGCTCGGTCGTGCCGTATTGCCTTGACGCCGACGGTAACCCGTTGATCCTGATCAGCCGCATCGCCCAGCACACCCACAACCTGCAGAAAGACCCCAAGTGCTCGCTGCTGGTGGGTGAGCGCGAGGCCGAGGATGTGCAGGCAGTAGGGCGCCTGACCGTGATGGCCGAGGCGCACAAGCTGGTCGACGAGGCCACTGTGGAAGCGGCTGCCGAGCGCTACTACCGCTATTTCCCGGACGCAGCCAACTACCACAAGGCCCACGACTTCGACTTCTGGGTATTGCAGCCCGTGCGTCACCGCTACATTGGCGGCTTTGGCGCGATCCACTGGCTCGACCAGGTGACCTTGCCCAACCCGTTCGCCGGCAAAGCCGAGGCGAGCATGGTCGAGCACATGAACAGCGATCATGCCAACGCCATCGCCCACTATGTAGCGCTGACCGACCTGCCACAGCATGTGCCGGCGCAGATGGCCGGGGTGGACAGCGAGGGCATGCACCTGCGCATTGGCCAGGCGGTGCACTGGTTGCCTTTTCCCAGTATTTGCAATACGCCGACACAAGTCCGCGAAGCCCTTGTTTTGCTGGCGCGCGCTGACCAGTGGCCTACTGCGGCGCAGGTCGAGGGTTGA